Within the Microvirga ossetica genome, the region GGTCGAGATGGTGCTCGCCGGTGAGGACAAAGGCGGCGATACCCGCGTCATCGCGCTCATCCATTCGGCCCGTGTTCTCCTGATTGTGCTCACATTGCCGTTTCTCGTTAGCTTGATCAGCGGAGCCCCCTTGGGCTCGAGGCCTCAATTTGGCGCGTCGGTGTTCGAAACGCCCTGGCGCGACGAGTTATGGCTTCTGGGCACCGCGCTGGCTGGAGCCTTCCTCGGGCACATCCTGCGGCTGCCAGCCCGGTTACTTCTCGGTTCTATGCTGGTCAGCGCGGCGGTACACGCCCTAGGCTGGACGCGCTTTGCTCCCGCCGTTGAGATCGTCAACCTCGCACAGTTGGCGCTGGGCACAAGCATTGGGTGCCGCTTCGCCAACACGGCCCCCGGGAGATCGTTCGCATCCTCGTGCTGTCGCTCGGTTCCACGGTGATCCTGCTCACCATCACGATCGTGTTCGCGGCTGGGATGAGTCACGTGTCATCCTATGACCAGGTCCCATTGCTGTTGGCCTACTCGCCTGGCGGTCTGGCAGAGATGAGCCTTGTCGCACTTTCCCTTGGCATTGAGGTGGCCTTTGTGGCCGCCCATCACATCGTCCGGGTGTTCATCGTCATGTTGGCGGCGCCGCCGGTGTTCGCCATCTTGCGCCGCCTTTGATGGTTCGTGCCTTGTCAGAGATCAGTCCTTGGCAGGCGGAAAATTGAAGGAGAGAGCTTTCGATGTCGAATATTGACCAGAAGACTCGCGACCTAGTGGCGCCAACGGGACGGCTGCGGGTCGCAATCGCGGTGGGCAGCGCAATTTCCGCCGTCTGGGCAACACGGGATAATGAAACAGGCGAGCCCGGTGGCCCATCCATCGAGCTTGCCAGGCTCATCGCCGCGCGCATTGGAGCGCCCTTGGACCTGGTCGAGTATCCCAGTTCGGGCGCCATCATTGAGGCGGCGCCCTCGGGTGCGTGGGACGTGTCGTTCACGCCCGTCGATGCCGAGCGAAAGAAGGTCGTCGAGTTCGGCCCGAACTATTTCCTTGGTGAGAGCACCTACATGGTCCCGGACGGCTCCACGATCAACAGCATCGAGGACGTGGACCGGGAAGGGGTGCGGGTCTATGGCGTCGAGAACACCGCCACGATTCGAAGCGCCCGCCGAACGCTCACCCGCACGACGGCGACAGGGCTTTCCAGCCTCGATGAGGCCTTGGCAAAATTCCGCGATGGCGAAGTCGATGCGCTTGCCCTCGGCAAGGAGTCGCTCCGTAACCTCCTGCCGCAGTTTCCCGGTGCGAAGATGCTGGACGGCCACTTCATGCGGCCGGCACGGCCGTCGCCGTGCCGAAGGGGAGCACGGCGGCACTGGAGGTCTTCAGCCGCATCATCGAGGAACTGAAGAGCGAAGGGGTTGTGCGAAAGATCTTCGATCAGCACGGCATGGAGAACGCGACGGTCGCACCGGCCGGGTCGCAATCCTGAGGGAAGGAGCCGCAGCTGCGG harbors:
- a CDS encoding AbrB family transcriptional regulator; translated protein: MLGIRRALKGWLRTFTPASFPYARFFAAMLVGALGGWIFARAGLPLPWMLGSMTACTLASLVRAPIAAPGAVRPPMTMIIGVMLGAGFTPQIIERVGSWIPTVLGLVGFILVSGAACVTYFHRIAGFDRPTAYFAGMPGGLVEMVLAGEDKGGDTRVIALIHSARVLLIVLTLPFLVSLISGAPLGSRPQFGASVFETPWRDELWLLGTALAGAFLGHILRLPARLLLGSMLVSAAVHALGWTRFAPAVEIVNLAQLALGTSIGCRFANTAPGRSFASSCCRSVPR
- a CDS encoding AbrB family transcriptional regulator, yielding MLSLGSTVILLTITIVFAAGMSHVSSYDQVPLLLAYSPGGLAEMSLVALSLGIEVAFVAAHHIVRVFIVMLAAPPVFAILRRL
- a CDS encoding transporter substrate-binding domain-containing protein encodes the protein MSNIDQKTRDLVAPTGRLRVAIAVGSAISAVWATRDNETGEPGGPSIELARLIAARIGAPLDLVEYPSSGAIIEAAPSGAWDVSFTPVDAERKKVVEFGPNYFLGESTYMVPDGSTINSIEDVDREGVRVYGVENTATIRSARRTLTRTTATGLSSLDEALAKFRDGEVDALALGKESLRNLLPQFPGAKMLDGHFMRPARPSPCRRGARRHWRSSAASSRN